One window of the Lynx canadensis isolate LIC74 chromosome D3, mLynCan4.pri.v2, whole genome shotgun sequence genome contains the following:
- the MORC2 gene encoding ATPase MORC2 isoform X3 has translation MAFTNYSSLNRAQLTFEYLHTNSTTHEFLFGALAELVDNARDADATRIDIYAERREDLRGGFMLCFLDDGAGMDPSDAASVIQFGKSAKRTPESTQIGQYGNGLKSGSMRIGKDFILFTKKEDTMTCLFLSRTFHEEEGIDEVIVPLPTWNARTREPVTDNVEKFAIETELIYKYSPFRNEEEVMSQFMKIPGDSGTLVIIFNLKLMDNGEPELDIISNPRDIQMAETSPEGTKPERRSFRAYAAVLYIDPRMRIFIHGHKVQTKRLSCCLYKPRMYKYTSSRFKTRAEQEVKKAEHVARIAEEKAREAESKARTLEVRLGGDLTRDSRVMLRQVQNTAITLRREADVKKRIKEAKQRALKEPKELNFVFGVNIEHRDLDGMFIYNCSRLIKMYEKVGPQLEGGMACGGVVGVVDVPYLVLEPTHNKQDFADAKEYRHLLRAMGEHLAQYWKDIAIAQRGIIKFWDEFGYLSANWNQPPSSELRYKRRRAMEIPTTIQCDLCLKWRTLPFQLSSVEKDYPDTWVCSMNPDPEQDRCEASEQKQKVPLGTFRKDLKTQEEKQKQLTEKIRQQQEKLEALQKTTPIRSQADLKKLPLEVTTRPSTEEPARRPQRPRSPPLPAVIKNAPSRPPSLQAPRPASQPRKAAVINTTPKPPVLAAREEASTSRLLQPPEAPRKPANTPVKTASRPTPMVQPLSPSLLPNSKSPREVPAPRAIKTPVVKKPEPPSKLSPTTPSRKRTLGVSDEEEAEEEAERRKERSKRGKFAVKEEKKDLNELSDSAGEEDPADLKRAQKDKGLHVEVRVNREWYTGRVTAVEVGKHVVRWKVKFDYVPTDTTPRDRWVEKGSEDVRLMKPPSPEYQSPDTQQEGGEEEEEEEEEEVVVAQQAVAMAEPSTSDCIRIEPDTTAPSTNHETIDLLVQILRNCLRYFLPPSFPISKKELSVMNSDELISFPLKEYFKQYEVGLQNLCHSYQSRADSRAKASEESLRTSERKLRETEEKLQKLRTNIVALLQKVQEDIDINTDDELDAYIEDLITKGD, from the exons AGATGCTGATGCCACCAGAATAGATATTTATGCAG AAAGGCGAGAGGACCTTCGAGGAGGATTTATGCTTTGCTTTTTGGATGATGGAGCAGGAATGGATCCAA GTGATGCTGCCAGTGTGATCCAGTTTGGGAAGTCAGCCAAGCGAACGCCTGAGTCCACCCAGATTGGGCAGTATGGGAATGGGTTAAAATC GGGCTCAATGCGCATTGGGAAGGATTTTATACTCTTCACCAAGAAGGAGGATACCATGACTTGCCTCTTCTTGTCCAGGACCTTTCATGAGGAGGAAGGCATTGATGAG GTGATAGTTCCATTGCCCACCTGGAATGCTCGCACCCGGGAACCTGTCACAGACAACGTGGAGAAGTTTGCCATTGAGACAGAACTCATCTATAAGTATTCTCCCTTCCGCAATGAAGAGGAGGTTATGTCTCAGTTCATGAAGATTCCTGGGGACAGTG GAACACTGGTGATCATTTTCAATCTCAAACTCATGGATAATGGAGAGCCAGAGCTAGACATAATCTCAAATCCAAGAGATATCCAGATGGCAGAGACTTCCCCAGAGGGCAC GAAGCCAGAGCGGCGCTCATTCCGCGCCTATGCTGCCGTGCTCTATATTGATCCCCGGATGAGGATCTTCATTCATGGGCACAAGGTGCAGACCAAGAGACTCTCCTGCTGCCTGTATAAGCCCAG GATGTACAAGTACACATCAAGCCGTTTCAAGACTCGTGCAGAGCAGGAGGTGAAGAAAGCTGAACATGTGGCACGGATTG CTGAGGAGAAGGCACGGGAGGCGGAGAGCAAAGCTCGGACATTAGAAGTTCGCCTAGGTGGAGACCTCACACGGGACTCTAGG GTAATGTTGCGGCAGGTCCAGAACACAGCCATTACCCTGCGCAGGGAAGCTGATGTCAAGAAGCGGATCAAGGAGGCCAAGCAGCG AGCACTTAAAGAAcctaaggaactgaattttgtttttgggGTCAACATTGAACACCGGGACCTGGATGGCATGTTCATCTATAACTGTAGCCGCTTGATCAAGATGTATGAGAAAGTGGGCCCACAGCTGGAAGGGGGCAT GGCATGTGGTGGAGTTGTTGGGGTTGTTGATGTCCCCTACCTGGTCCTGGAACCTACACACAACAAGCAGGACTTTGCTGATGCCAAGGAGTACCGGCACCTGTTGAGGGCGATGGGGGAGCATCTGGCACAGTACTGGAAGGACATTGCGATTG CTCAGAGGGGAATCATCAAGTTCTGGGATGAGTTTGGCTACCTCTCTGCCAACTGGAACCAGCCCCCATCCAGTGAGCTACGTTACAAGCGTCGGAGAGCTATGGAAATCCCAACCACAATCCAGTGTG ATTTGTGTCTGAAGTGGCGAACCCTCCCCTTCCAGCTGAGTTCTGTGGAAAAAGATTACCCTGATACCTGGGTTTGCTCCATGAACCCTGATCCTGAGCAGGACCG ATGTGAGGCTTCTGAACAGAAGCAGAAGGTTCCCCTGGGGACATTCAGAAAGGACCTGAAGACacaagaagagaagcagaagcagcTGACAGAGAAAATTCGCCAGCAGCAGGAGAAGCTAGAGGCCCTGCAG AAAACCACACCTATCCGATCCCAAGCTGACCTGAAGAAATTGCCTTTGGAAGTGACCACCAGACCTTCCACTGAG GAACCTGCACGTAGACCTCAGCGACCTCGATCACCTCCTTTACCTGCTGTCATCAAGAATGCCCCAAGCAGGCCCCCTTCTTTGCAAGCTCCcaggccagccagccagccccgaAAGGCTGCTGTCATCAACACCACCCCAAAGCCTCCTGTCCTGGCAGCCCGGGAGGAGGCCAGTACATCCAGGCTTCTCCAGCCACCGGAGGCACCCCGGAAGCCTGCTAACACGCCGGTCAAGACTGCATCCCGGCCCACCCCCATGGTGCAGCCACTATCACCATCTCTGCTGCCCAACTCCAAGAGCCCTCGGGAGGTCCCTGCTCCCAGAGCAATCAAGACTCCAGTGGTCAAGAAGCCAGAGCCACCCAGTAAACTCTCCCCA ACCACTCCTAGTCGGAAGCGGACTCTTGGGGTCTCTGACGAGGAAGAAGCTGAGGAAGAGgctgagaggaggaaagagaggtcTAAGCGGGGCAAGTTTGCtgtgaaggaggaaaagaaggactTGAATGAG CTCTCGGACAGTGCTGGGGAAGAGGATCCAGCTGACCTTAAGAGGGCTCAGAAAG ATAAAGGGTTGCACGTGGAGGTGCGTGTGAACAGGGAGTGGTACACGGGCCGTGTCACAGCTGTGGAGGTGGGCAAGCATGTGGTGCGGTGGAAGGTGAAGTTTGACTACGTGCCCACAGACACCACTCCGAGAGACCGCTG GGTGGAGAAAGGCAGTGAGGATGTGCGGCTGATGAAACCTCCTTCTCCGGAGTACCAGAGCCCTGACACTcagcaggagggtggggaggaggaggaagaggaggaggaagaggaggtggtggtggccCAGCAGGCTGTAGCCATGGCAGAGCCCTCCACTTCTGACTGCATCCGCATAGAGCCTGACACCACCGCCCCCAGCACTAACCACGAGACCATTGACCTGCTCGTGCAGATCCTCCG GAATTGTTTACGGTACTTCCTGCCTCCAAGTTTCCCCATCTCCAAGAAGGAGCTGAGTGTTATGAATTCAGATGAGCTAATATCATTTCCTCTG AAAGAGTACTTCAAGCAGTATGAAGTGGGGCTCCAGAATCTGTGCCATTCCTACCAGAGCCGTGCTGACTCACGGGCCAAGGCCTCTGAGGAGAGCCTGCGCACTTCTGAGAGAAAGCTccgagagacagaggagaagttGCAGAAGCTGAGGACCAACATCGTGGCGCTCCTGCAAAAGGTGCAGGAG GACATAGACATCAACACAGATGATGAGCTGGATGCCTACATCGAGGACCTGATCACCAAGGGGGACTGA